TATCTATTTGGAGAGACGTATGCATTTCAATTCCTGCCCTATTTCATCAGAAAGAGTCGACGTCATACAGCTTCGTATCAGTGGACTTTTTTTCATTTTTTTTACGCTTTTGTATCTATTTTCACACAATATTCTCTTTTTCCTTCCTGTTGCGCTTGAAATGACTTTGAGACTTTTTGATAAAAGATTGGCTCCTTTCTTGCTTACTGCCAGATGGATACAAAACCTCTTCGCAATACAACCAAAAATAGAAGATGGAGCTTCCAAAAATTTTGCTTTAAAACTAGGACTTCTTATTGCAATATGTATTATAATGAGTTTTTCAATTCCAGTGGTATCAAATATGTTTGCGACCATTTTACTTTTATGTATAATGCTTGAAACACTCTTTGGATTTTGTGTAGGTTGTGTTGTATATCAGCAAATACAAAAATGGAGTAATTGATGGCACTCGTTTCAGCAAAAGGATCCTATGCGATTGCAGCAATTTTTGTCCTGTATGAACATCACAATGAAAACAAGCCACTCAAGACAGAATTGATAGCAAAACTTGGCTCTATCCCTAAAAATTTTCTGGAGCAGATTTTGTTGGATCTGAAGAAAAGCGGTATCGTTCAATCCATCCGAGGAGCCAAAGGAGGATATATACTAGCAAAACCTCCACAAGACATCCTATTGATAGATATCATAAACAGTGTTGAGCCAGAATGCTGTACCGGTATTTGTAGAACGCGAAATCCTGCATTAGAAGCACTATGGAGTGATTTCAATAAAACCATTCACAATTTTCTTGCAAGACCTATTACCATTTTTGATGAATACAGCCTCAAAGCAAGATCACAGATAGATTACTGCATCTGATCACTTCTCAATATTGTGAAAATAACTCCGTACCCCTTCTACAACGCCTTTGGCTATCAATTTTTGATACACAGGATTGCTCAAACGCGTCGCTTCGGTTGGATTGGTGATATAGCCTACCTCTATCAAAATCGATGGCATCTGTGCCCCCACAAGAACCCAAAAGGGACCTGGACGAACACCACCATCTTTAACTCTGTATCTTTTTCGAAGATTATATAAGATATTTTTTTGTATATCGATCGCCAATTTATTGGAAAGTATCGTTTTTTCCCGATTTAAAAAGTCAAGATAGACATTTTTACTATAATAGTTCATCCCTTGCATATCCACTCTGTTTTCCAAAGCCGCAATTCTCTTTGCTCTTGCACTTCTTGCAGGCGAGAGATAAAATGTCTCCAGACCGTGCATTGCCAAATACTTGCTTCGTTTTGGAGCCGCATTGGCATGGATGGAGATAAAAAGATTTGCCCGGACCTTGTTAGCAAATTTTGTTCTATTTCGAAGAGTGATAAAATAGTCACCTCTTCTTGTAAGATAGACCTTATAGCCCTCATTTTTCAAGGCCTTATACACTTTTTTGGCAATAGCTAAAACAATATCTTTTTCTTTTTTCCTTTTATAGCCTATAGCACCACTGTCTTTACCGCCATGTCCGGGATCAATCACAATAGTATAACTGCTATTTTTTATTACCTGTGGAATTACCTGGACCTTTTTTCTATATTTTTTAAAAGTACTCCATGAACCGTTTTTTTTCAAATATATATCGAGTCTATTATTTGTAAGTGTAAAGTGTGAGTTTATGGGAGTGCTGTTTTCAAATACTATACGG
This region of Nitratiruptor sp. YY08-10 genomic DNA includes:
- a CDS encoding DUF4395 domain-containing protein produces the protein MHFNSCPISSERVDVIQLRISGLFFIFFTLLYLFSHNILFFLPVALEMTLRLFDKRLAPFLLTARWIQNLFAIQPKIEDGASKNFALKLGLLIAICIIMSFSIPVVSNMFATILLLCIMLETLFGFCVGCVVYQQIQKWSN
- a CDS encoding Rrf2 family transcriptional regulator; amino-acid sequence: MALVSAKGSYAIAAIFVLYEHHNENKPLKTELIAKLGSIPKNFLEQILLDLKKSGIVQSIRGAKGGYILAKPPQDILLIDIINSVEPECCTGICRTRNPALEALWSDFNKTIHNFLARPITIFDEYSLKARSQIDYCI
- a CDS encoding N-acetylmuramoyl-L-alanine amidase, which encodes MTLFAKNVQLEKAKYYCQLSSKNAQLKAYNLYKSIYIKSLIDNNKKEKIEALQGLIECSKKLRLKYDDYKRELSYLTGSKIYKPKLAKNKTTTQNSTLTSYRLRSGYVQFFFNRSIDTKDIHHFTLKKGSFYKDIYDIKARLGFTKVIKKLRTVKKMKIAQYKQNIVRIVFENSTPINSHFTLTNNRLDIYLKKNGSWSTFKKYRKKVQVIPQVIKNSSYTIVIDPGHGGKDSGAIGYKRKKEKDIVLAIAKKVYKALKNEGYKVYLTRRGDYFITLRNRTKFANKVRANLFISIHANAAPKRSKYLAMHGLETFYLSPARSARAKRIAALENRVDMQGMNYYSKNVYLDFLNREKTILSNKLAIDIQKNILYNLRKRYRVKDGGVRPGPFWVLVGAQMPSILIEVGYITNPTEATRLSNPVYQKLIAKGVVEGVRSYFHNIEK